One genomic window of Mus musculus strain C57BL/6J chromosome 4, GRCm38.p6 C57BL/6J includes the following:
- the Mup1 gene encoding major urinary protein 1 isoform a precursor (isoform a precursor is encoded by transcript variant 1), producing the protein MKMLLLLCVGLTLVCVHAEEASSTGRNFNVEKINGEWHTIILASDKREKIEDNGNFRLFLEQIHVLENSLVLKFHTVRDEECSELSMVADKTEKAGEYSVTYDGFNTFTIPKTDYDNFLMAHLINEKDGETFQLMGLYGREPDLSSDIKERFAQLCEKHGILRENIIDLSNAMDLVPEHVLVLTLQIAASRPENEEWPEPPVLSGDFSPGLHHHPFLSIQHPQYKFCDLHSILSH; encoded by the exons atgaagatgctgctgctgctgtgtgtgggACTGACCCTAGTCTGTGTCCATGCAGAAGAAGCTAGTTCTACGGGAAGGAACTTTAATGTAGAAAAG ATTAATGGGGAATGGCATACTATTATCCTGGCctctgacaaaagagaaaagatagaagatAATGGCAACTTTAGACTTTTTCTGGAGCAAATCCATGTCTTGGAGAATTCCTTAGTTCTTAAATTCCATACTGT AAGAGATGAAGAGTGCTCGGAATTATCTATGGTTGctgacaaaacagaaaaggctGGTGAATATTCTGTGACGT ATGATGGATTCAATACATTTACTATACCTAAGACAGACTATGATAACTTTCTTATGGCTCATCTCATTAACGAAAAGGATGGGGAAACCTTCCAGCTGATGGGGCTCTATG GCCGAGAACCAGATTTGAGTTCAGACATCAAGGAAAGGTTTGCACAACTATGTGAGAAGCATGGAATCCTTAGAGAAAATATCATTGACCTATCCAATGCCA TGGACCTGGTACCTGAACATGTTCTTGTTCTCACACTACAGATCGCTGCCTCCAGGCCCGAGAATGAAGAATGGCCTGAGCCTCCAG TGTTGAGTGGAGACTTCTCACCAGGACTCCACCATCATCCCTTCCTATCCATACAGCATCCCCAGTATAAATTCTGTGATCTGCATTCCATCCTGTCTCACTGA
- the Mup1 gene encoding major urinary protein 1 isoform b precursor (isoform b precursor is encoded by transcript variant 3) has protein sequence MKMLLLLCVGLTLVCVHAEEASSTGRNFNVEKINGEWHTIILASDKREKIEDNGNFRLFLEQIHVLENSLVLKFHTVRDEECSELSMVADKTEKAGEYSVTYDGFNTFTIPKTDYDNFLMAHLINEKDGETFQLMGLYGREPDLSSDIKERFAQLCEKHGILRENIIDLSNANRCLQARE, from the exons atgaagatgctgctgctgctgtgtgtgggACTGACCCTAGTCTGTGTCCATGCAGAAGAAGCTAGTTCTACGGGAAGGAACTTTAATGTAGAAAAG ATTAATGGGGAATGGCATACTATTATCCTGGCctctgacaaaagagaaaagatagaagatAATGGCAACTTTAGACTTTTTCTGGAGCAAATCCATGTCTTGGAGAATTCCTTAGTTCTTAAATTCCATACTGT AAGAGATGAAGAGTGCTCGGAATTATCTATGGTTGctgacaaaacagaaaaggctGGTGAATATTCTGTGACGT ATGATGGATTCAATACATTTACTATACCTAAGACAGACTATGATAACTTTCTTATGGCTCATCTCATTAACGAAAAGGATGGGGAAACCTTCCAGCTGATGGGGCTCTATG GCCGAGAACCAGATTTGAGTTCAGACATCAAGGAAAGGTTTGCACAACTATGTGAGAAGCATGGAATCCTTAGAGAAAATATCATTGACCTATCCAATGCCA ATCGCTGCCTCCAGGCCCGAGAATGA